In Bacillus sp. FJAT-45037, the following are encoded in one genomic region:
- a CDS encoding MFS transporter — protein MEFKSVYRLMAYLFFAYSTMTIVMSYIPLYFQSEGLSGNQVGLLMAIGPFATIIAQPFWGFMSDKYKTIKRMINLSAIGVVIATVGFILMGNFYGYLIMMFVLFLFLSPLTALGDSLSQKTATLKGVSFGRIRMWGSLGFAVTSLVTGYVLTIIGVQYVMFPMVVMALLALSMSFLISDVPGTNKPVTIISALKIGLDKKLVLFLVCVVFISVTHRANDSYLGLYIVNLGGVEALIGWAWFIGVSAEAIVLATSPLWFRKWKPLTFVIIAAFIYGARWFVMGLLTEPWMVLPLQLTHGITFGLFYIAAFQYVNKLIPEHLQATGHVLFITTVFGFSGIIGSLFGGWMIDGYGLTSLYFVLSGSAFVGALGLILFYFKVDATKVRTE, from the coding sequence ATGGAATTTAAATCCGTGTATCGTTTAATGGCTTATTTGTTTTTTGCCTACTCAACAATGACGATTGTTATGAGCTATATCCCGCTGTATTTTCAATCAGAAGGACTCAGCGGAAATCAAGTGGGTTTATTAATGGCAATCGGTCCATTTGCGACCATCATTGCTCAACCTTTTTGGGGGTTTATGAGTGATAAATATAAAACTATTAAGCGAATGATTAATCTTAGTGCGATTGGGGTCGTCATTGCTACCGTTGGTTTTATATTAATGGGAAATTTTTATGGGTATTTGATCATGATGTTTGTGCTTTTCTTATTTTTATCCCCTCTAACAGCATTGGGAGATAGCTTATCTCAAAAAACGGCTACGTTAAAAGGAGTTAGTTTTGGACGAATCCGCATGTGGGGATCACTCGGTTTTGCTGTTACCTCGTTAGTAACGGGGTATGTGCTCACGATCATAGGTGTGCAATATGTTATGTTTCCGATGGTTGTCATGGCTCTTTTAGCTCTATCGATGTCATTTTTGATTTCAGATGTTCCAGGAACAAACAAACCTGTTACCATCATTAGCGCATTGAAAATCGGCTTAGATAAAAAACTAGTCTTGTTTTTAGTATGTGTTGTCTTTATTTCCGTGACACATCGTGCAAATGATAGTTATCTAGGTTTGTACATTGTTAATTTAGGTGGGGTTGAGGCTTTGATAGGTTGGGCCTGGTTTATTGGGGTTTCAGCTGAAGCGATCGTGCTCGCTACAAGCCCGTTATGGTTTAGAAAATGGAAACCGCTCACTTTCGTTATTATCGCTGCCTTTATTTATGGTGCTCGTTGGTTTGTGATGGGGTTATTGACAGAACCTTGGATGGTACTGCCATTACAACTTACTCACGGTATTACTTTCGGGTTGTTTTACATTGCTGCTTTTCAATATGTAAATAAATTAATTCCTGAGCACTTGCAAGCAACAGGGCATGTACTATTTATTACAACGGTCTTTGGATTCTCAGGTATTATCGGATCTCTCTTTGGAGGCTGGATGATCGACGGATATGGATTAACTAGTCTGTACTTTGTTTTATCAGGGAGTGCATTTGTAGGTGCTCTCGGGTTAATTCTTTTCTATTTTAAGGTTGATGCAACAAAAGTGAGAACAGAATAA
- a CDS encoding EAL domain-containing protein — protein sequence MDPLDVMINKKNVIPYFQAIISADKQLVVGYEVLSRFKTENGPESLDWFSQDKSIPYEFRLELEEHLQKQAIEEYLASGQQSILFFNQDIDLLLKDNGQSLLNTLEPYFSKGLKPENIVIEFIEDDMLEKVDECKHLLNYLQSIGIKIAIDNVGQSSGNLDCVAVLSPNIVKIDAGFLEDHSLPHLYREVHHSLSMLSRKIGATLLFDGISTFSQLNYAWRNGGRFYQGSYLQIPKVDFVKEDLCRDRMQKEFQHFITFERKKMEAQLILTNNLSQKIKTTLKKVSTEDTYDEMITKIAYDLKQYAFRVYICDEEGFQLSSNIVKDDQGNWNLEHEGRYKNWSWRPYFLENIVRMNVEKRGILSDLYADIERQEHIRTYSYPISNDSFAFVDIPYTYLFEQNDLL from the coding sequence ATGGACCCTTTAGATGTCATGATCAATAAAAAGAATGTAATTCCTTATTTTCAAGCAATCATCAGTGCTGACAAACAATTGGTTGTCGGCTATGAAGTGTTATCACGATTTAAAACTGAGAATGGGCCAGAAAGTCTTGACTGGTTTTCTCAAGATAAATCGATACCATATGAATTTCGCTTGGAACTTGAGGAGCATTTGCAAAAACAAGCGATTGAGGAATATTTAGCTTCAGGTCAACAATCAATTTTGTTTTTTAATCAAGATATTGATCTTTTATTAAAAGATAACGGACAAAGTTTGCTTAATACACTAGAGCCATACTTTTCAAAAGGTTTAAAACCTGAGAACATCGTCATTGAATTTATTGAGGATGATATGTTAGAGAAAGTTGATGAATGCAAACATCTTCTAAATTATCTACAAAGCATAGGTATAAAAATAGCCATTGATAATGTTGGTCAATCTAGTGGGAATCTTGACTGCGTTGCCGTGCTAAGTCCGAACATCGTAAAAATCGATGCTGGGTTTTTAGAAGACCATTCGCTTCCACATCTTTACCGTGAAGTTCATCACTCATTAAGTATGCTTTCTCGAAAGATCGGGGCAACATTATTATTTGATGGTATTTCCACATTTAGTCAGTTGAATTATGCATGGCGCAATGGCGGTCGTTTCTATCAAGGATCCTACCTTCAAATACCAAAGGTAGATTTTGTTAAAGAAGATTTATGCCGCGATCGGATGCAAAAAGAATTTCAACACTTTATAACGTTTGAACGAAAAAAGATGGAAGCACAACTGATTTTAACAAATAATTTAAGCCAGAAAATAAAAACAACGTTAAAGAAGGTTTCTACAGAGGATACATATGATGAGATGATCACGAAAATCGCATATGACCTAAAACAATACGCCTTTCGCGTCTATATTTGCGATGAAGAGGGCTTTCAGCTTTCCTCAAATATTGTTAAAGATGACCAAGGGAACTGGAATCTAGAGCATGAGGGACGTTATAAAAATTGGAGTTGGCGACCGTATTTTCTTGAAAACATTGTCCGAATGAATGTTGAAAAACGTGGCATCCTCTCTGATCTCTATGCGGATATTGAACGACAAGAGCATATTAGAACCTATTCGTACCCTATTTCGAATGATTCGTTTGCTTTCGTTGATATTCCATATACGTACTTATTTGAACAAAATGACTTGTTATGA
- a CDS encoding alpha/beta fold hydrolase: MKTTNVLKSIVYIRGTDVYYERYLPIKKKKGTLVFIHGFVSSSYSFRYLIPYFRKYFEVICVDLPGFGRSGKQRTFCYSFSSYADLIIDFLKLFECENVTIIGHSMGGQVALYTAKKEPALIKRIVLLSSSGYLNRVRRRYVYASYMPFAKHMMKWWIGRRNVQQMFTQVVHNKKSITEDAVHEYSIPLADPHFCEGLIGLMRQREGDLKKEELQKITQPCLILWGDEDRIIPERIGRRLASDLAHSSFYCFKKSGHLLSEERPDDVAKKINAFLKEL, translated from the coding sequence ATGAAAACGACAAATGTCTTAAAATCGATTGTTTATATAAGAGGAACAGATGTTTACTACGAACGATACCTTCCAATAAAAAAGAAAAAAGGCACGTTGGTATTTATTCATGGATTTGTTTCATCGAGTTATAGTTTTCGCTATTTGATTCCTTATTTTAGAAAGTATTTCGAAGTGATTTGTGTTGATTTACCTGGATTCGGGCGAAGTGGAAAACAACGAACATTCTGTTATTCTTTTTCGAGTTATGCTGACTTAATCATTGATTTTTTGAAGTTGTTTGAATGTGAAAATGTTACAATCATCGGTCATTCAATGGGGGGGCAGGTCGCGCTATACACAGCAAAAAAGGAACCCGCGTTAATCAAAAGGATTGTTTTGTTGTCGAGTTCAGGATATTTAAATCGAGTCAGACGAAGATATGTATATGCCTCGTATATGCCATTTGCCAAGCATATGATGAAGTGGTGGATCGGTCGAAGGAATGTTCAGCAAATGTTTACTCAAGTCGTTCACAATAAAAAGTCGATCACAGAAGATGCCGTTCATGAATATAGCATTCCGCTTGCCGATCCTCATTTTTGTGAGGGGCTTATCGGCTTAATGAGACAAAGAGAAGGGGACCTGAAAAAAGAAGAATTACAAAAAATTACTCAGCCTTGTTTGATTTTATGGGGAGATGAAGACCGAATTATTCCGGAACGTATTGGTCGTAGGTTGGCAAGTGATTTAGCTCATTCCTCTTTCTACTGTTTTAAAAAATCAGGGCATCTCTTATCTGAGGAACGTCCAGATGATGTTGCAAAAAAGATTAATGCATTTTTAAAAGAATTATAA